The proteins below are encoded in one region of Coffea arabica cultivar ET-39 chromosome 4c, Coffea Arabica ET-39 HiFi, whole genome shotgun sequence:
- the LOC113739201 gene encoding protein STRICTOSIDINE SYNTHASE-LIKE 10-like encodes MGSKHWFASFSTLLLIAILIYNAGIVSCQIKDSKNFSIYDATGPESIAFDWYGGGPYTGISDGHIIKWVAILNRWVDFAITTPYRIGCQCPFNHVYAEARCGRPLGLSFNQKTGDLYIADAYMGLLAVGPNGGLARPLAKQAGGIPFRFTNDVVVYQYSGIVYFTDTSTRFPRSAFAYVISSDDNTGRPLKYDPLTHQVTVLLDHLMFPNGVALSQNGDSLLVTETTNSRVLRYWLEPSRAGKVDVFAQLPGRPYNIKRNQQGEFWVATNSRDEIFNPVGMIIKLSPEGDILKIIGAGNGVTWGV; translated from the coding sequence ATGGGTTCTAAGCATTGGTTTGCATCTTTCTCTACCCTACTTCTCATAGCTATATTGATCTATAATGCTGGAATTGTTAGTTGTCAAATTAAGGACTCTAAAAATTTTTCGATTTATGATGCAACCGGACCTGAGAGTATTGCCTTTGATTGGTATGGTGGTGGCCCGTATACGGGCATTTCTGATGGTCACATAATTAAGTGGGTTGCAATTCTGAATCGTTGGGTCGATTTTGCTATAACAACTCCATACAGAATTGGTTGTCAATGTCCATTTAATCATGTTTACGCAGAGGCCAGATGTGGGCGACCACTAGGACTTAGTTTTAACCAGAAGACTggtgatctttacattgctgATGCCTACATGGGTCTCCTGGCCGTTGGTCCTAATGGTGGATTAGCTAGACCACTGGCAAAGCAAGCAGGAGGAATTCCATTCAGGTTCACCAATGATGTAGTGGTATATCAATATAGTGGTATAGTATATTTTACTGACACCAGCACACGATTTCCAAGAAGTGCATTTGCTTATGTGATATCAAGTGATGACAATACAGGAAGGCCATTGAAATATGACCCATTGACTCATCAAGTAACGGTCCTTCTAGATCATCTTATGTTTCCAAATGGAGTAGCACTGAGCCAAAATGGGGATTCCCTACTTGTTACTGAAACCACAAACAGTAGAGTGTTGAGGTATTGGCTTGAGCCATCCAGGGCTGGTAAGGTTGATGTTTTCGCACAACTTCCAGGAAGGCCATACAACATCAAAAGAAACCAACAAGGTGAATTTTGGGTGGCAACTAACTCAAGAGATGAGATTTTTAATCCAGTTGGAATGATAATTAAATTGAGTCCGGAAGGTGACATATTGAAGATAATAGGAGCTGGAAATGGGGTGACATGGGGGGTTTAG